Below is a genomic region from Halobacterium sp. CBA1132.
TCGTCGAGTTGGATGACGACCTCCTCGAAGACGAGGTCGTACTCCGTCGTGTGGTGGCCGTCCGGCTGGAGGACCGCCCGCTCCTCTAAGAGCGCGGCGTCAGTGAGGAGTTCGAGTTTCCGGTAGGTCGTCGACAGCGGGATGTCACACGCCTCCGAGAGGTCCTTGGCCGCCATCGGTTCGTCGAGCGCCTCGATGATGCGTCTGCATCCCTCGTCGTCCAAGGCGTCGAGAACGGCCTGGAGTTCGGGAGCGTCGTCGGTCCCGAGCGGAGCACGCATCACTCCGTCTCTCGGCGGTACGGGGAGTTAACTGGTCGTCCGATTTTCAGAGTCCGGGAACGTCGTTCTCAGATTCTGGGAACGCGTTCCACGTCGCTGGAATCGGAGGCGCGGTTATACGGGTCGCGCGGCTACCTCCACACGTGAGGTGATGGGAATGTCATACGACGCGGCTACCCCCTTGAGGAACGACGTCAATTTCGAACTCTCGGGGCCGTGGGCGACGTACTGGGTCGCGATGCTTCGCGTGCTCACCGGCTGGTGGTTCTTCCACTCCGGGCTCGGAAAGCTCCTCGACAGCGGACTGAACTTCGGGGCGGCCGGCTATCTGCAGGGAATGAGCGGTACGACGCTCGGTCCCCTCGCGACGTTCCTCGCCGGATTCCCCGACCTCCTCGGCGCGCTCGTCCCGCTCGGAGAGACAGCCATCGGGCTCGGGCTCATGCTCGGCGTGCTCGTGCGCCTCGCGTCGTTCTTCGGCGTGTTCTTCATGAGCCTGTTCTTCGTCGGGAACGGCAGTTTCGCGCACGGACTCGTCAACAGCGACCTGATGGGGATGCTGTTGTTCGTGACGATGATCGTGTTCGCGGCCGGCCGCTACTACGGTCTCGACGCCCTCATCGAGCGCACCGAGTTCGTCCAGAACCGCCCGCGGCTGAAGTACCTACTCGGCTAGGAGGTGACATAACATGCAATCCAACGACGTCGACCTCGCGGACAGGCTCGCGATAGCGCTGAGCGGCGGCTTGCTGCTGCTCGGCGTCGTCGTCACCGGCCTGCTGGAATCGCTCGACGGCGCGCCCCGCGGCGCGGCGCCCGTGACCAACGACGCCGGCGAAGTGATAGCACAGCCGACCATCGACCCGAACATCCGGACGGCGCTGGTCGTCGCGGCGCTGCTCGTGTTGCTCGTGTACGCGCTCTACCGGGTCGCCGTCCCGCACGTGGGCACCACGAACTCCGGCGAGCCGACCACTGAGTCGTACCCGAGCGACTGAGAACAGAGAGCGGGAACCGACCGTGCGACTCCCCTTTTGCGGGAAGCGTGACTGAGACTCCGCTTTTGCTGCTCGGTTCGAGAGTGTTTCGAGTGGACGGCCGTCGCTGCGCTATCGTCGTGTGTGGACGGGAAACGAAGGGGGTCGGAAACCGTGGAACGGGCGCTCAGTTGTCGAAGCGCGCCTGCACGAACGGCGTGACGTTCTCGATGTCGCTGAGCCGGGAGTCGGCTTCGAGGACGGCCTCGGTCTCCTCGACGGGCACCGACAGCGAGATTTCCTTCGTGCGGCCGTACCGGCCCTTCGAGACGACGACGGCGTTCACGATGCCGAGCATGTCCAGTTCGCTGATGAGGTCGGTGACGCGGCGCTGCGTGAGCACGTCCGCGTCCAACTCGTCGCAGAGCGTCTTGTAGATGTTGTAGACCTCGCCCGTGTTCACGTTGTGGACGCCGTTGTCTTCGAGGAGGAGGATGGCGTACAGGACGAGTTTGGACTGTGTGGGGAGCGTGCGCACGACCTCGACCACGCGGTCGAGTTCGATCTTGTCCTGCGCGCGCCGCACGTTCGCCTCGGTGACCGAGTCAGACTGGTCGCGCTCGGCGAGTTCGCCGGCGGTCCGGAGGAGGTCGAGCGCGCGCCGTGCGTCCCCGTGCTCTTGGGCAGCGAACGCCGCGCACAGCGGAATGACGTCCTCGGAGAGCGCGTCCTGCTTGAACGCCACCTCCGAGCGGTGCTGGAGGATGTCGCGGAGTTGGTTGGCGTCGTACGGCGGGAAGACGATTTCCTCCTCGCCCAGCGAGGATTTGACGCGCGGGTCGAGGAAGTCCGTGAACTTCAGGTCGTTGCTGATGCCGATGATGGAGACGCGGGAGTTCTCCAACTCGGAGTTCATCCGTGAGAGATTGTAGAGCGTGTCGTCGCCGGACTTCTCGACGAGTTTGTCGATTTCGTCGAGCATGATGACCGCGACGCGCTCGACGTAGTCGACGGCCTCGAAGAAGCGCGCGTACACGCGGTCGGTCGGCCACCCAGTCATCGGGACGTCGTCCATTTCTGACTTCTCTTCGAGCAGCGCTTCGATGCGCTCGTCGACGGCTTCTACGGAGTCGAAGTCGAGGTGGTCGTCGTTGTCGTCGTCGGATTCGAGGGCGCTCGGGTTGTCCTCAGCGGCCTCCCGGAGTTCCTCCAGTTCCTCGACGCGCTGATCGATGAACTCGCGGTTCTGCTCGATGAACGTGTTCGCGAGCTGCGCGAGCACGCGGTACTGGGTGTCCGTGACCTCGCAGTTGATGTACTCGACCTCGCAGGGGACGCTGTACTTCTGGGAGGTCTTCTCGAGTTCCTGGCTGACGAACTTCGCGCTCGCGGTCTTCCCAGTCCCAGTCTTCCCGTAGATGAGGATGTTCGACGGCGTCTCGCCGCGCAGCGCGGCGACGAGAATCGTCGCCATGTTGTTGATTTGGTCTTTGCGGTGGGGGAGTTCGTGCGGCGTGTACGACGGCCGCAGCACTTCCTTGTTCTCGAAGATGGGTTCGCCGCTGAGCAAGTCGTCGAACAGTCCCTCGTCGCCGTCCTCGTCTTCGAGGACGTCGTCGAGGTCCACCTCGAAGTCCCGGTCGGCGGTGCGTCGGCCGTCCGTCGTCGGTTCGTCAGACATGATTTGCGGTGCCCCTTCGTTTCGTGTGGAGAGCGCCGCGCGGAGAGAGGAAGCCACAGACCGGCGCGAACGGGGCGTTCGAGGCGGTTCAGTGACCGGGCGCTCCAGTTGATGCAGATGAACTAATGGAAACGAGAGGGACTAATAAGTTTCGATGGGGTCGAGCGAATGACGAAGTATCGAACACTGAATCGGTGGTGTCGAGCCCGAGAGTGAGAAAGTGACCGAGATGGTCGAATGGGAGGACACCACCGCTTGGAGATTGAAATTGGAGATTAGAGCTCGGAGATTGGGGTTCGCTCGGGCCACGTCGAGGAGAGTGTCGGAAACTCCTCGGACCGTGTTCGGGGACGAGGTCGGAGGTCGGGCATGGAGGTCCGGCATGGACGCCGCGGAGGGGAGTGTTTCGGGTGCGTGGTTCAGACTCACACTGAGTCTCGCGGGAGCGAACGAGCGGATCGAAGGGGTGGCTGAGGGGTGGTGGGAAGGAGTTGCATCCGAAACAGGGGGGTTGGGATGGGGGACAGGGGTCCGCCCCCCACCCCTTCGTTTCGAGTGGAACGGCAGAACAGCCCCGGGGGAGGGGCCACAACGAGAGTTAGCTCTAGGGAAGAGAAAACACTAAGTGATATACTCAGAAACAGTAACCGCAATATAGCCTAAACCGGATTTTGAGAGTGTGGTCTGGTCTAGGACTAGTGACGTTCCCGCTGGAAACTCCCGTTCTGTCGCGGTCGTCCCACGGCGTCTCCTGTTTCCACTCGAAACGAAGGGGTGGGGGCCTGTCGACCTATCCTGCTAGCACACCTCACGGATCCTGGCCGACTATGGCCTGCTCCACACTCCTCACGAATCCCTCATCCCACTCCTCGTTCCCTGCTGACATTCCACCCCCTCCCTTCGCGTCGAACCGTCGTGGAGCGCACTCTCCTCTCTCGGGGGTGTGTCTGACGTAAGTTTAAGTCTACTCGGCGGTTCTACCGCAGCAACCGTTCGTATCCTGCGTCAAGCATACAAGGTGCGGGGTGCGTATGGAGGTTAAGGATGGGACTGTTCGCAGAACTCAGAGACAGCATCTCACGGGTGTCGGCGAGCCTGTTTGCCGACGACTCGGAACCGAAACGAATCGGGATTTACGGCCCGCCGAACGCCGGCAAGACCACGCTCGCGAACCGCATCGCTCGCGACTGGACCGGCGACGCGGTCGGCCCGGAGAGCCACATCCCGCACGAGACGCGCCGCGCGCGCCGCAAGGAGAACGTCGAAATCAACCGCGACGGGAAGACCGTCAACATCGACATCGTCGACACGCCCGGCGTGACGACGAAAGTCGACTACTCGGAGTTCCTCGAGCACGACATGGAGAAAGACGAGGCCGTGCGCCGCTCCCGCGAAGCCACCGAGGGCGTCGCGGAAGCGATGCACTGGCTGCGCGAGGACGTCGACGGCGTCATCTACGTGCTGGACTCCACCGAGGACCCGTTCACGCAGGTGAACACGATGCTCATCGGCATCATCGAGAGCCGGGACCTGCCGGTGCTCATCCTCGCGAACAAGACCGACCTCGAGGGCTCGAACATCCAGCGCGTGTCGAACGCGTTCCCCCAACACGAGACGATTCCGCTCTCCGCGCTGGAGGGCGAGAACATGGACGAGGTCTACGAGAAGATCGCGGAGTACTTCGGGTGACCCACGATGCCTGAAACCACGAGCGAAGACGGACCCGGTGACGGCGTCCAAATCGACCTCATCAGCGCCGAACGGATGTCCGGGAAGACGTCCATGGAGAAGATTCGGATGATTCTGGACGGCGTCCGCGACGGCAAAATCGTCGTTCTGGAGGCCGGCCTCACGCCCGACGAGGAGTCGAAACTCATCGAGGTGACGATGAGCGAAATCAACCCGGACGGCTTCTCCGGCATCGAAATCGAGAGCTTCCCGCAGTCCGAGACCAGCAACACCGGCTTGCTCGGCCGCTTGATGGGCAAGCAGTCGACGTCGAAGCTCACGGTCGTCGGACCGGCGAACCAGATTCAGTCCCTCCACAAGGACGAGACGCTCATCAGCGCGCTCGTGTCACGCAAGTAATGCCGCACCAGTGTACGAACTGCGGGCACGTCTTCGCGGACGGCTCCAAGGAGATGCTGTCCGGGTGTCCCGACTGCGGCGGGAACAAGTTCCAGTACCACCCCGGCGAGGTCGAGGACTCCCAGCCAGCGGACCCGCCGGCGGACGCCGACTCGCCGGACCCGCCCGAACCCGAGGGCGGGTCGGTCGCGGGCGCGGTCGGCCGCGCGGCGAACAAAGTCCGGGACGCCGTGACCAGCGATCCCGACCCCGCAGCGCGTACGACGGGCGACGACGCCGACGCCGATACTGATGCTGTAGACGCTTCCGCGTCCCCCGACGCGGCGGATACTCCGAGCGCTGGTGAACCGTCGAACAGCGCCGACGCCGATGTCGACGCCCCTGCATCCGAACCGGAGGCGGCCGCGGACGACGCCGCTGCATCTGAATCGGAAGCACCGGCGGCCGTCGACGAGGCCAGTGCTGCCAGCCCCGACGCACCCGAAACGGGGGGCGAGTCGGCTGGCGCAGACTCTTCGGAAGCCATCGACGCGGACACCGCGACCGACAGCGAGGACGCCGCGCAGGCGGACGCGCGCAGTTCCGTCGTCGACACCGACTCGCTGCCAGACGCACCCTCCGAGGGGCGCGTCGTCAAGGAACCCGACGACTCCGAGGACCGTCCGGGCCTCGAAGACCTCCGGCAGGAACTCAACGACCAGTTCGAATCCATCCGCATCGTCGCGCCCGGACAGTACGAACTCAACCTCATGGAGCTGTACGACCGCCAAGAGTACATCATCGCGCTCCAAGAGGACGGCCAGTACGTCATCGAAGTGCCGGACGCGTGGGAGACCGAAGACGAGTAGCTCCCGCGAGCAGTCCCGACTCCATCCTCACTCGTTCTTCGGATCCTATTCTCCGACTCCATCCTCACTCGTTCTTCCGACCCCATCCTCACCCGCCCTTCCGACTCCATCCTCACTCGTTCTTCCGACCCCATCCTCACCTGCCCTTCCGACCCCATCCTCACCTGCCCTTCTGACCCAACCTTTTCGACTCCGTTCTTTCGAACCCACGATAGGTTGCCGCCTGCCGAAGTTGTTTTCCGCGGCGACGAGACGCTCCGAGTAGATGAGTCTGCGTCGCCGCGCGGAGGCCCTCGTCGCCGCGTTTCCCGCGCTGCTGGCTCGCCTCGGCCTCGTCGACCGCCGGAAAGGCGAGGAGGCGTTCAACCTCGCGCTTCCCGCGATGGTGACCGGCGGCCTGCGCACCGTGCTCCGGACGACGGACTTCCTGATGGTGAGCATCGCCGCCGGCGACGTCGCCGTCGCCGCGCTGGAGTTCGGGTTCCAATACTACTTCATCCCGTTCGGCCTCGCGCTCGCGCTCACCAGCGGCACAATCAGCGTCGTCTCACGGCTGAAGGGAGCGGGCGAGGACGCGAAAGCGGACTTCGCCATCAAGCAGTCGCTGTGGCTCTCGCTGCTCGTGTCGGTCCCGCTCACGCTCGGCGCGTGGCTGTACGCCGACCCGCTCGTTGGACTGCTCGCCAGCGACGCGGAGACGGCGGCGCTGGGCGCGGACTACCTCCGCGTGGTGATGCTGTCGGTCGTGTTCCGGTTCTGGAGCATGATCGCTGCGCGGGCGCTCGCGGGCGCCGGCGACACCCGCACGCCGATGTACGTGCGCCTCGTGACGCTACCGACGAACGTCGCGTTGAACGCGCTGCTCATCTTCGGGCTGTTCGGGTTCCCGAAACTCGACGTCGTCGGCGCGGCGTGGGGGACCGCTGTTGCGAACGCGCTCGCGGGCGTCGTCTTCTTCGCCGTGTTGCTCTCCGGGCGGTGGAGCGTCACGCTGCGACTCCGCGGCAAGCAGTGGGACTGGGGCGTCGCCCGCGAAATCGTGCGCGTCGCGCTCCCGCTGGCGGGCACGCGCCTCTCGCGGACGTTCGGCCGGTTCCCATTCCTGTTCGTGCTCGGCGTGCTCGGCACGCCCGTGGTCGCGGCGTACGCCATCGGCCGGCGCGTGATGTTGCTGGCGCTGATGCCGGCGTGGGGGTACTCGACGGCGTCCAGCACGCTCGTCGGGCAGCGCCTCGGCGCGGGCGACCCCGACGAGGCCGCCGACTACGGCTGGCAGACGCTGCGCATCGCGCTCGTCACCCAGTTGCTCATCGGCGCGGGCATTTTTCTCGCGGCGACACCCATCGCGCAGGCGTTCGGGGCGACCGACGTGGGCCTCACGGTGACGTTCATCCGCGTCTTCGGGCTGAGCGTCGCCGGCTTCTCCGTGTCGCGCACGCTCCGCGGCGGCCTCCGCGGCGCTGGCGACACCCGCTGGCCGTTCTACGGCGCCGTCGCGGGCACGTACCTCGTTCGGCTCCCGCTGGCGTTCGCCGCGCTCCCCGCGAGTTTCGCTGTCGGGCCGTTCGCGCTCGGGCCGCTCTCGATTCCCGCCGTCTCGCCGGGCATGGGTCTCGGGCTGACGGCCATCTTCGCGGCCATCCTCGGGGACATGTACGTGCGCGCGGCCGTCAACTTCGTGCGCTTCAAGTCCGGGGCGTGGCGCGCGTACGGCGTGAAGACGCCCGCGGAGTGACCGACGGCTCGCGGCCGCGAACGCCCGCAATTTAAGTCGCCGCGGGCGAACGCTCGGGTATGAGCACTGCAACGAAGTACGTCGCTGCGACCGTCGGCCTCGCGGCCGTGCTGGGGCTGCTAATCGCCGTCAACGTCGCGTAGATGTTCTCTGAGCGCGACCTCTCGGGCGAGCTCGCGGCGGTCCGGGAGGCGTACGCGCCGGACGCACTCGTCCTCGACTGCGAGAAGGACTTCCAGACGCTGCCACCCGAGCACCGCGACGACCTCGCGATGCTCACCGAGTCGCTGTCGCCCAGCGAGTACGACGCCGAGTGGCTCCCCGAGGACGCCCCGGAGATTCTGTCCCGTCTCGCGTCGACAGACTTCGTCGTCGGCGCGCCCGGCGACGGCGCCGTCGCGTGGACCACACAGACCGACCCGCCGGTCGTCTTCGTGAAGGCGCGCATCGAGGGGACGCCCGAGGCGTTCGCGGAGTTCCTCATCGCGGAAGCCCTCGTGGAGGCGGGACTGGACCTCCCCGAGCAGTTCCTCGGCTTCTTCGGGGAGCGGTACCGCGCGTTCGACGACGCCGTCGACGCCGACCCGACCTCCGTCTACCAACTCGCGTCGGCGTGCTGCGACGCCTACTGTGGTCTCCACACGCGCGAGGAGTTCGAGACGTGGGCCGACGACTACCCCGGCCTCCACGAGGCGTGGGTGGACGCAGGCGAGCGCGTCACCGGCCGCATCGACGGCCTCCCGCAGGAGATTGCGCGCGGCGAGACGTCGTTCTCGGAGGCCGCGGAACTGGCGTGCAGCGCGGTCAAACACGATGTCGACCTGCCGGCGCCGTTCGCGGCGCTGGACACGCTCTCGTACCGCCGTCACGGCGCGAGCTACGCGGTGACGTGGGCACAGAAAGTCTTCGACGCGGAGTAGCGCGGCTGTTCTGCGGCTCAGTAGTCGGCGGCGACGTCGCCGCTCTCGTCGAGTTCGACGACCACGTCGCTCTCCGCGCGGAACGCGTCGAGCGTGTCGTCGTCGTGGACCTCCCGGGAGACGTGGACGAGCGCGACGGCGTCGTGTTCGTCCAGCAGGTCGCCGAGTCGCTGCAGGGCGTCGAGCGCGCGGTCCTCGTCGGCGTAGTACGCCAGTTCCGTCAGGGAGTCGAAGCTTACGCGGCGCTTGCCGGGGTTGTCGGTGAGGAACTGGTCGACGGCCGCGAGGATGCCGTCGACGTCGTCGGGCGCGGAGACGTAGTGGATGTGGCTGGCGCCGCGGCGCGAGTAGCCGCGGTCGACGGAGAGCGTGTCCAGAATCTCGGCGCTGTCCTCGTCGACGTCGTAGTACTCCAGTTTCTGCGTGACCTCGCGCGCGGTGGTTCGCGTGGAGACGACGAGGAAGTTGTCCGTGTCCGTCTTCAGGAAGTCGGTGTCCATGCGGTCGGTCTCGCCGGTGCTGGGGTGGAGCAGCAACACGACGGTACCGCCCGGGACGGAGTCGGGCGCTCCGTCGATGGCGAGGTCGTAGTCCATACCGCAGGAAAGCGTCTACGCGGTCTTAACCTTCGGGGTCGGGGAGAGAAGTGGTGTTCAGGTGAGAAACATCCAGCAGTAGCGTTGTGGGGAACCGCTGAAAGCCCTCGGCTGTCTCGGCTCCCGCGGCTCGCTGCGCGCGTTCGCTCGCGTTGCTCGCTCTCGTGCTTGCGTCGCCGGGGTTCGCCGAGACGCCTCGCCCTTTCAATCCACCAGGAGACCGGTTGATTCATCGGCTGATGCTGACTGGGAGTACACTTTCATCCGAACATCGTGGAGGGAAGGACCAGCGCCGCTGGTGCTTCAGAACACGCTGTCGGCGGTCGCGGCGCCGACGACGCTGAAGATGGCGCCCACGCAGACGGCCTTCGCGGTGAGCGCCGCGATGTCCGGGAGCGCGGTCCCGAGTTCGAGCTGCCCGGCGAACGTCGTGGGCGCGGTGACTGCTATCGCGAGCACGAGCACCGAGCCGTAGGAGACGCCCATCAGGGAGACGAACCGAATCGGGACGCCGGCGACTTCGGCCTCGCGGTCGGGGTCGCGGTCGTCGTCGGCCTCGTAGAGCGCGCCGTAGCCGATGGCGAACACGACGACGACGGTCGCGAGCACGTGGAACCACTGCATCCGGCTGGCGAGCAGCCACACCTCCTCGGTGACGACGAACGGCCCCGCGAGCAGGAAGCCGCCGACGACCTGCTGGGCGGTGTCCGCGACCCGGTAGCGTTTGCTTCGGCCGACCATACCGGCCAGTCGTGGACGCCGGGGAAAACGTCTGCGGGTCTCGGAGCGGCAGTGTTCAGATAAGCAGCGATAACTGGAGCTGTTGGCGTTGCCTTTTGAAAGCCCTCGGCGTTCTCGACTCCCGCGACTCGCTGCGCGCGTTCGCTCCCGCTGGTCGCTCACGTGCTTGCATCGTCGGGGTTCGTCGAGAACGCCTCGCCCTTTCGATCCG
It encodes:
- a CDS encoding helix-turn-helix domain-containing protein, whose translation is MRAPLGTDDAPELQAVLDALDDEGCRRIIEALDEPMAAKDLSEACDIPLSTTYRKLELLTDAALLEERAVLQPDGHHTTEYDLVFEEVVIQLDEERTLDVGVTRPSQSTDERLETLWAEVSKET
- a CDS encoding DoxX family protein, coding for MSYDAATPLRNDVNFELSGPWATYWVAMLRVLTGWWFFHSGLGKLLDSGLNFGAAGYLQGMSGTTLGPLATFLAGFPDLLGALVPLGETAIGLGLMLGVLVRLASFFGVFFMSLFFVGNGSFAHGLVNSDLMGMLLFVTMIVFAAGRYYGLDALIERTEFVQNRPRLKYLLG
- a CDS encoding Cdc6/Cdc18 family protein: MSDEPTTDGRRTADRDFEVDLDDVLEDEDGDEGLFDDLLSGEPIFENKEVLRPSYTPHELPHRKDQINNMATILVAALRGETPSNILIYGKTGTGKTASAKFVSQELEKTSQKYSVPCEVEYINCEVTDTQYRVLAQLANTFIEQNREFIDQRVEELEELREAAEDNPSALESDDDNDDHLDFDSVEAVDERIEALLEEKSEMDDVPMTGWPTDRVYARFFEAVDYVERVAVIMLDEIDKLVEKSGDDTLYNLSRMNSELENSRVSIIGISNDLKFTDFLDPRVKSSLGEEEIVFPPYDANQLRDILQHRSEVAFKQDALSEDVIPLCAAFAAQEHGDARRALDLLRTAGELAERDQSDSVTEANVRRAQDKIELDRVVEVVRTLPTQSKLVLYAILLLEDNGVHNVNTGEVYNIYKTLCDELDADVLTQRRVTDLISELDMLGIVNAVVVSKGRYGRTKEISLSVPVEETEAVLEADSRLSDIENVTPFVQARFDN
- a CDS encoding Era-like GTP-binding protein encodes the protein MGLFAELRDSISRVSASLFADDSEPKRIGIYGPPNAGKTTLANRIARDWTGDAVGPESHIPHETRRARRKENVEINRDGKTVNIDIVDTPGVTTKVDYSEFLEHDMEKDEAVRRSREATEGVAEAMHWLREDVDGVIYVLDSTEDPFTQVNTMLIGIIESRDLPVLILANKTDLEGSNIQRVSNAFPQHETIPLSALEGENMDEVYEKIAEYFG
- a CDS encoding DUF2073 domain-containing protein translates to MPETTSEDGPGDGVQIDLISAERMSGKTSMEKIRMILDGVRDGKIVVLEAGLTPDEESKLIEVTMSEINPDGFSGIEIESFPQSETSNTGLLGRLMGKQSTSKLTVVGPANQIQSLHKDETLISALVSRK
- a CDS encoding Zn-ribbon containing protein, which encodes MPHQCTNCGHVFADGSKEMLSGCPDCGGNKFQYHPGEVEDSQPADPPADADSPDPPEPEGGSVAGAVGRAANKVRDAVTSDPDPAARTTGDDADADTDAVDASASPDAADTPSAGEPSNSADADVDAPASEPEAAADDAAASESEAPAAVDEASAASPDAPETGGESAGADSSEAIDADTATDSEDAAQADARSSVVDTDSLPDAPSEGRVVKEPDDSEDRPGLEDLRQELNDQFESIRIVAPGQYELNLMELYDRQEYIIALQEDGQYVIEVPDAWETEDE
- a CDS encoding MATE family efflux transporter — protein: MSLRRRAEALVAAFPALLARLGLVDRRKGEEAFNLALPAMVTGGLRTVLRTTDFLMVSIAAGDVAVAALEFGFQYYFIPFGLALALTSGTISVVSRLKGAGEDAKADFAIKQSLWLSLLVSVPLTLGAWLYADPLVGLLASDAETAALGADYLRVVMLSVVFRFWSMIAARALAGAGDTRTPMYVRLVTLPTNVALNALLIFGLFGFPKLDVVGAAWGTAVANALAGVVFFAVLLSGRWSVTLRLRGKQWDWGVAREIVRVALPLAGTRLSRTFGRFPFLFVLGVLGTPVVAAYAIGRRVMLLALMPAWGYSTASSTLVGQRLGAGDPDEAADYGWQTLRIALVTQLLIGAGIFLAATPIAQAFGATDVGLTVTFIRVFGLSVAGFSVSRTLRGGLRGAGDTRWPFYGAVAGTYLVRLPLAFAALPASFAVGPFALGPLSIPAVSPGMGLGLTAIFAAILGDMYVRAAVNFVRFKSGAWRAYGVKTPAE
- a CDS encoding DUF2391 family protein; its protein translation is MVGRSKRYRVADTAQQVVGGFLLAGPFVVTEEVWLLASRMQWFHVLATVVVVFAIGYGALYEADDDRDPDREAEVAGVPIRFVSLMGVSYGSVLVLAIAVTAPTTFAGQLELGTALPDIAALTAKAVCVGAIFSVVGAATADSVF